A genomic window from Tolypothrix sp. PCC 7910 includes:
- a CDS encoding phycobilisome linker polypeptide yields MLGQTELDGGSTPSSNSRVFRYEVVGLRQTSESDKNQYDIRHSGSVFINVPYNRMNQEMKRISRLGGKIVNIEPLNVAIANPSAVPHRGGGRR; encoded by the coding sequence ATGTTAGGTCAAACTGAACTTGATGGTGGTAGCACGCCTTCATCCAATAGCCGAGTATTCCGTTACGAAGTAGTAGGTTTGCGGCAAACCTCCGAAAGCGACAAAAATCAATACGACATTCGGCATAGTGGCAGCGTATTTATCAATGTCCCCTACAATCGCATGAATCAAGAAATGAAAAGGATTAGCCGTCTAGGTGGTAAGATTGTCAACATTGAGCCTTTAAATGTAGCGATCGCTAATCCTAGCGCAGTACCTCACCGTGGTGGTGGTAGACGCTAA
- a CDS encoding phycobilisome rod-core linker polypeptide: protein MTIPLLEYSPISQNQRVASFEVPGDEQPRTFSTENLLSATDLDILIEAAYRQIFFHAFAADRERFLESQLRSGQITVRDFIRGLLLSNTYKRSFYDLNSNYRFVEQTVQRVLGRDPYNDREKIAWSIVVATKGIQGFVDDLLNSDEYLQAFGYDTVPYQRRRVLPGRVAGELPFNIKSPRYDAYHRAKLGFPQIIWQTTVRGFTPQERKPTAGNPALFLDMARSINATGNAPQQISVQNIDIERSVPYRRK, encoded by the coding sequence GTGACAATTCCTCTTTTAGAATATTCCCCAATTTCTCAAAATCAGCGGGTAGCAAGTTTTGAAGTTCCTGGGGATGAACAACCAAGGACCTTCTCTACAGAAAACTTACTTTCCGCAACAGATTTAGATATTCTGATTGAAGCAGCTTATCGTCAGATTTTTTTCCATGCGTTTGCTGCTGATCGCGAACGTTTTCTAGAGTCCCAACTCCGCAGCGGTCAGATCACAGTACGTGACTTCATTCGCGGCTTGTTGCTATCTAATACTTACAAGCGTAGTTTCTACGATCTGAACAGCAACTATCGTTTTGTTGAACAGACTGTACAACGCGTCCTAGGCCGCGATCCATACAACGACCGCGAAAAGATTGCTTGGTCAATTGTTGTAGCGACAAAAGGTATTCAAGGTTTTGTTGATGACCTACTCAACTCTGATGAGTACCTCCAAGCCTTTGGATATGACACCGTACCTTACCAACGTCGTCGGGTACTACCTGGTCGTGTAGCAGGTGAACTACCTTTCAACATCAAGTCTCCTCGCTACGATGCATACCATCGTGCTAAGTTGGGCTTCCCCCAAATCATTTGGCAAACTACCGTTCGTGGCTTTACCCCTCAAGAGAGGAAGCCTACAGCTGGTAATCCTGCTCTCTTCCTTGATATGGCAAGAAGTATCAACGCTACAGGTAACGCACCTCAGCAGATCTCAGTACAAAATATTGATATCGAGAGAAGTGTTCCTTATCGCCGTAAATAA
- a CDS encoding cupin domain-containing protein gives MVGREKRPLGDLFGITNFGVNLTRLAPNAISALRHAHSQQDEFIYILQGNPTLQTDEGRTQLSPGMCAGFKAGTGNGHNLINETSEEVLYLEIGDRTPGDEGTYPDDDIQALLVEGKWQFTHKDGTPY, from the coding sequence ATGGTGGGTAGGGAGAAACGTCCCCTGGGCGACTTATTTGGTATAACAAACTTTGGTGTCAATCTCACACGATTAGCGCCAAATGCAATTTCTGCCCTGCGTCATGCTCACTCTCAGCAAGACGAGTTCATCTACATTTTGCAGGGGAACCCCACGCTACAAACTGATGAAGGGCGAACTCAACTCTCACCTGGTATGTGTGCAGGCTTCAAGGCAGGGACTGGGAACGGACACAACCTCATTAACGAAACCTCAGAGGAAGTTTTATACCTAGAAATAGGCGATCGCACTCCAGGGGATGAAGGTACATATCCCGATGACGATATTCAAGCTTTACTTGTAGAAGGTAAGTGGCAGTTTACCCATAAAGACGGTACGCCTTATTAA
- a CDS encoding phycobilisome linker polypeptide → MATTIIDPGDFSDYSDCQVTIEVIGGCHRALMRKAKYIKTIPYSCLSQTIQGINRLGGKITRVTLSPSHTQLSNIELVQPQSDIVESNVHASAHHAESHFSSLHHQEQNHSSESCQIKQPTPVKNEPQPIPVLSSGEYTFTEEWL, encoded by the coding sequence ATGGCAACCACAATAATTGATCCTGGCGATTTTAGTGACTATAGCGATTGCCAAGTGACAATTGAAGTGATAGGGGGCTGTCATCGCGCATTAATGCGGAAGGCAAAGTACATCAAGACAATTCCTTATAGTTGTTTATCTCAAACGATTCAGGGTATTAATCGCCTTGGTGGTAAGATTACCCGCGTTACCTTATCACCTTCCCATACTCAACTCTCAAATATTGAGTTAGTTCAACCACAATCCGACATTGTTGAAAGCAATGTCCATGCTTCAGCACATCACGCTGAATCTCACTTTTCATCGCTTCACCATCAAGAACAGAACCACTCTAGTGAAAGTTGTCAGATTAAACAACCAACTCCAGTAAAAAATGAACCACAACCGATTCCAGTTTTGAGTTCAGGAGAATACACTTTTACAGAAGAATGGTTATAA